The Gopherus flavomarginatus isolate rGopFla2 chromosome 16, rGopFla2.mat.asm, whole genome shotgun sequence genomic sequence TCATGTCAGAGGCGATGAAGCCTAGAGGGGGACAAAGCAGAAGGGGCCATGGAACAGGGGTGCACCAGCAGGCCGGGCACCACATAAACACCCTCGTGGGCTGCTACTCACCCAGGATATTGTCATGCCTGAGCAGCACCGTGTTGTAGATCTCCGTCTCGCGGAACCACGACTGCTCGTCCCGGGAGGAGAAGATCTTCACGGCCACGTTCTCCCCGTTCCACACGCCGCGCCAGACCTCCCCATAGCGTCCTTTCCCTGCCATGACATGGACACAGCGTCACGCTGCCTGCCGGTGCTGAGCGAGCCCAGGTGATGGGCTCACATGGggcacccctgcccccactgggccaCGTCGGGATAGAAGCCCAGGCCACTGCTGCCTAAGCGAGAGGCTTAGCGACCTCAGCCACCTCAGGATAAGTTTTATGTTCTTTGTGGATCAATGACTAGAGGCAACCTGGTCCCATGGCTGACCCACTGCACTGCACCCTCTGATGGCCGCTGGGCAACCCAGCAGCCTGAGGCTGTCAGAAAACAAACCTATTCACCACCAAATTGCCAGGACTTTTCTTTGGCTTAATAGGGTCTAGTCTGACCAATTAGGGGCTAGGACAGGTGACTTCATGCCCAGGCCTGGCCTATAAAGTCATGGGGATACgctgggtcccccagggccaGGCCCAGTCTGTCGAGCTAGGGGTCAGGCCAGGTCCCCCGGGGCTGGGCCCAGCCTGTCGGGCTAGGGGTCAGGCCGGGTCCCACAGGGCCAGGCCCGGTCTGTCGGGCTAGGGGTCAGGCCAGGTCCCCTGGGGCCCGGCCTAGTCTGTACCATGAAGAGTTAAGCCAGAAGCCTCATGGCCAGAGCCCAGCCCATCGGATATCAGGGATTAAGGGTTAGGAAGAGCCCAGCTCCAGTCCAAGACTTGCTCGTCCTTCCCTCTCCTATACTAAGCATCTCCAGAAGGCCTTGGGCTAGTGGGTGGGTAACAAAGATGGCCTTAACCAAAGTCCAAAATTTCCCCCGAGGGTCAGGATTCATGGTCTCATGTCTAGCTGCTCCCAGGATGGAGTGTGGGACATGCCTGGCTCACTGGATGAAGGAATCAGCTGATAGCTGAGTCAGGGGGCTCCTCCTTCACCCTGTGCAGATGTTTAAAGGCAGATGCAGTGGCTGGGTTTTCTTACCTACGCATTCCACCAGAGCGATCTGCCGAGCCACAGTTCTTTGAACAAGAAAGGGCAGCCCAGAGCCACTGCCCGTCGTGCAGTCCTCATTCAGCAGGTCCTGAGGGACAGATCACtggaagtcagtgacagagcttgCAGCAAGGTAACCTTGCAAATGGCTTGTGGCACAATAACCCCTCAAGCAACATTAAATCCCCATCTCTTCGGTTACCATGGCAATCAGGAGTGGggcgctgggaggtaggtggggTGCACAAGGGTGGTGAAACTGCCTGGTGGTGATCTGGGGCTAGAGATGGGGCACATGGGCAGAGTGATGGGGGCAGATGGAGTGAGTTCATGCATGGATTTTGGGTGGGGATTGGTACATCGCCGTAGATTGGCTGGGGGCAAAGGGCATGGAGAGGCAGTGTCATAGGAGGGGGCGGAGAGGGGGCACGTGATGGTGGGGTTGTGGCATGAAGGTTGTtctggctggagacagagtaAAAGCTGAAAGGAGGGTACCAGTGACCTGTGGAACAGAGATGGCTGTGTGGCACCTAGAGGTGAACTGGAGAGAGAATTATGGAGACCATAAAATCCATGCCACCCACATACCTTTCCTATTCAATGTTATCAGCgtgcaagtagaaatcatttcttgccagtactgcactcatgggagggagaCAAGTGGGACACGTGAccctccatgtgactcctccctgccctgcccccagcccgggACCCACACGCTCTCCCCGTCCCCTCCAACAACCCCCCTTTGTACATACAAACATCAACATGCTTAACTATTCACTTTCCCCCTATATATGCAGTATTCAGTCTGTTTTATGGAATATGGGAGTTGGGTGAGGAGCCATTTCAGCCTATATAtgacatattaaaaacaaattttaagtaGAACTGTATCCTAAACTGCTTTATGGCATTGTCAAACATTGCATTTTTCAATGGGGGATTCAACTTCCTTTATAGGAACagaacagactcctgaaactctTACCAGCCCACAAAAGTGGTCCATAatcatgcaaatagtcccattgttttcagtgggattgatcaaatgattaagggtttacaGGATAAGGTACCAAGTTCGTAAATTGTTCTGGATGAAACTGACAATGCCCgagctgtcagatcagaaggAGCTTCATTCGAATAAAGGTGGCAGATGTGTGAAAAGTCTTAGCTCCTTTGCTaagatgaggaacatattttcagcaaagttctcggcagattcctgaggcagctggtttaaggCCATCAGTGTCTGGCATTATAATCTTCACGTATCGTTCTCTCACCCACAAAGCTGGAAAAcgaggcatttgttttctttgttttgctgctccagttccagttaacaaaatgcatatcagactagtttggctgcaaagaaTGAATGCTCTCCCTATCTGCgttctgctcctttaaagagcagggcgcagcccctgcccccagagaAGCGGGTTAGCCCCAAGGCTTTCCAGTACCCCATACTGCTAAAAATTTCTTGCTGGTACTGCAGACTGGCGGGTACCACTTTACTTGCACTCCTGAATGTTATATCTGCTTAGTTAGGAAGAGACCCCTTGACTGTGACACAGCAATGGGCTCTGGCCACAAAGTTCAGGTTTGGATCCAACCTCTCCAGAACTCTGGGGCCTTCAGACCCGGGGGGGTTTGCAGGGTGGGAGCCTGTGGCTATCGCCATTTCTGGTCCGTAGCGGGCAGGCTGTTCAAGGCCCACTCACCTCTAAGGTGCTGTCTCCAACCATGGAGGCTTTCAGCATGAAGTCTGTGTCCCCCAAGTCATCATGTCTGATGAGAAGCCGCTTCCTGCGGTGCTGAGCCAGCTTCCAGAAGGAGAGTGTGATGAGCATGACGAGCACGAGGAGGGCCAGCAGGGGCACGAGGATCATCAGGAGAAGGTTCTTCAGAGAGGCAGGTTCTTCGGGCTGCTCCTGGCCTGAGGGAAAGAAAAGGACGAGCTGTGGTGGAGTCCAGGGGCAAATGCAGTATGcatggggtcagagcaggggtccGGTCTGGATGGAATAGACTGTGGGGTCTGCAGCTTGGTTTCTGTGCTCCTGtgctgggacagggaggaggcTTCAGGCCACCTTTCTCTTTCTCATATTCTAGAGCCATGCAGGGCCCTggtataagttagagcagcctcgggGCTGCTAGGAGCCACCCTCTCCGTGGGTGTGAAAGGGCCAGCCCAACTCCCCAGCAGCCCTGAGCAATTCAGGGGCAGCAAGCAGAGAGCTGGAGAGCTGACAGCAAACGTCACTCCAGTTCCTGCTGACAGCTCTCCTCCCGCTGAAGGAGGGGGACAGAGTCTGCTGGGATCCAGTGAGCATGGATGCAGCAGCCCAGGGCCTGAGCTCGGGGCTGGGAGGCACCTGAGCTGAGGGGACAAGGGCAGAGGGGAACCAGGGCAGCCTCAGAGTGATTTCTGGGGAAATTCCTGTCTCCCCAAAGGCTGTCGGAGGGTTCCCtaaggcagggagtgggagccTGGGACAAACTACCAGACAGGGGAGCCCCCTCCACCCAGCCACACCAGGGACCGACGACACGTCTGGGCCGTACCCTTCAGGAGGACACTGATGTTCTCATTACACATGTTGGAGCTGCAGCAGTTCATGGCATATTCTTCCATGGCCGGAATCTGGCAGTGCTCCAGGATATGGTTACTCAGGCAGCCCTTGGCCTGGATGGCCTTCCCGTTCTCCAGGGTTTTGCTCACAAAACACACCTTCCCCAAGCAGGTGGCATTGTGACAGGGCTGCATCTGTGCATCACAGGCGCACATCAGGTTCTCTGCAGGACACAAACGAGATAGCACTGTTCATGGATGGGGCCGAGCCAGGGTGGGCACACAGGACTCTCCCCACAATCCAGCTGGGGTATGTTACATCCGGCACTCCCCGAATGCCATGGGAGGACTGTGACTGGGCTGGGAGACAGGTCATTAATAAATACTGAGGGACACAAACCAGCTTCTTGTAACAGCAAGTCTCACATAGCTGAGGGTCAGCTAGTCGAGGCTGGGCCATGCGGGCCAGATTTTCTAGGTGCTGATCACCAGAAAATCTGCCCCTGAGATCTTCTGAAAATCTAGGCTCAGACTGGCAGATAAATAGCTAAATAAATAGCTAGATAAATGTGATGGATAGATGAGAAAGAATTTGGGGACGGGCTCAAACTAGGATATTTGTCTCTGGGGCTTTAACTTCAGGAAGGTCAGTGTTTTTTGATCCAGCTGTTTTTGTTCATCCCATTGCAATTTCACATGTGGATTTGGACTCTGAGCGCCACTCAGGGGCATTTAGATCTGGAATTTAATCTTGGTCCTGTCTCTAAACCTAGGCCCTAAAGTTATGCCTGGAACCCAGAACCTAGGCTGGGgccaatcatcatcatcaaggcATTCCCCAGAGCAGGGGCAAAGTCAAGACCTGAACCCGAACTTCGCCTTTTTAGGGTGTTTGGCCCATCAGAGTCAGGCAGCAGCTGCGAGCTCTGACCCCGAGCAAGGTTTCTGATTTGAAGCCCCAGAGCCCTGGGTACACTGTGGTTGGGATTTGGCCTGTTTCACAGCTTGGGCTCATCTCTAATGCAAACCCACCAGTGTCTCcctctgcacagagctcttccatGGCACTAGCCCTAACAGCGGGGCCTCAAAAAGTGCCTCCTTGCTTCAGCACTGGGTAGCTGTGAACAGGGTGAAGAGACAACCCCGGGCTGGGGCTGACCAGTGACGGAGATGAGCAGACTGGGGTAACTGGAGGACACTAAGAGATGTCCAGTTAATAGCCCAAGACAGCATCCTCCATGACTAAGAGGATCCTACCCCAGGGAAAAGCCCTAGGTATTTAAGAATACTCCCTGCATCCCATCTCTCGGTTTCATGTCTCCAATGAGCTCAAAGCACATTATGAGCCATAGTGAACTAACACTGGAAGGGGGATCAGCagctggagggatagctcagtggtttgagcattggcctcctaaacctggggttgtgagttcaatccttgagggggccattaagggatggggggcaaaaatctgtctggggattggtcctgctttgagcagggggttgggctagatgatctcctgaggtcccttttgACCCGGCAATTCTATGACACATGAGGAGAAAcaactcacccaaggtcacatggcCAGTCATGGGTACAGCTGGaatggaatcctgactcccagctccttcTTCTGACCTCTCCAGGCAGACACACAGGGGACAAATAAATTGCCTGGGATGGTGACTTATTTTGAGAGGCAAGTATATAACTAAATCTCCAACTCTTCCACCATTTATTTCAGTTTCCTGCATGCTACAGAAAGAAACAGCTGTGCTGTCCACAGCACTGTTCTTAGTCACTCTGGCTATTCTGCTACATACCCGCTGGAAAGCTCCTTGGAACAGTCAGAACAACCAGGAGAAAGCTCCCGATGGCTCCTTGCAGCATTTTCTCTGGAGAAAACAGAATTAATTAATAGCACACTCTCACAATTCGGCAGCCTCTTTCACCTGGAGGATCCGAAAGCTCTTTGCAAATGCAAATGATATTATTATTGTGCAACTTCATTATATATAGGGGGTTACTTCATGcatccctgaaatgcagccacgtcTGGGATGGAATGGGTCAGCTGCTTCACAGTCGCTTGGCAAAGCTACACAATGACTTTGGACAGGAAATAAAGGATTCTGTAGTCAACTGAAATTGccagggtgggggggcaggatgtAGGTAGGTAAGACGGAATTATCCAGAGTGGAACTTGGCCAGGATATCACAGTTACCACCTCTTCCTGAGAGAGATTACAGGACATCTTTACGACACATAACTGCATGAAAACCCATTCCAGCTAAACTCAGCCTCCAGAAGATCAGTCTGCATTGGTAATGCATGTAAATAAACACAGTGCAAACTCTGCAATGATTGACAACAGTCCATTTGTATACAGAAGGGTAGCAGACAGGAACAGGGTAGTATACCTTTAAATGTTTGTGAACCTGCTAGTGGCGCTAACTGTGTTTGGGGCTGGAGAAGCCACCAGAAAGCAGCCAGGGCAGCAGGGTGGTTGTAGCTAGGTCTGGCATGTGTGTAGTAAGCATGGTTCCTTACTTGTGACCCAGCTGTGTCCCTGCAGTGCCTTCATGTTCTGTTGTCGCATGAAGAGCAATAGACACATCAGCCTCTTTTCATTGTAGCAACTTGTGTTGCTGCACTTCCTTACATCCCAGGAAAATCTACATCAAAGCAATTTACAGGCTGCGCAGCCtcaccaccactgaaatgcagccatctctggcgTGGAGAACAGCACCCAGCTTGCACCAGCCAAGCTCCAGTTTGAAAACAGGGAGCCAGCGAGTTCCACACGATCTGATCACTAACACAGCAGGGACAGAGTAGGCGGCAGGAACTAACAGGGGACCTAGGAAGTTCAAAGGGCAGCCAGGGAGTAACAGATGTAATGGGATGCAACAGGGCCAAAGCAGGGCAGTGCCGCTAGCGGGATTTAACTAGGTCTAAGCAATAGATCGTGCAGGATCAAAGAGCAATGGCTCAGAAGGGCCTGATGAAGATGGGCTCACCTTCCCCTCCACCACACCTCTCTTCCGTGCATCAAAGTCCAagcttctaaggccagaagggacccccaTACCacctaggctgacctcctgcatattggGCCACGAAACCCCGCCCAGTTACCTCGGTCCTGAGGCCAGTAATCCGTACTAGATTAAAGGAAACCACAGGCAGAGAAATATGGGGGCTCGTGGCAATGGTAGGGAATTGATTTGGTGGGAGATACAGCTCCGTGGGCCTGCTCCGAAGTATCCTTCAGGCCAGCGGTGCATTGCAGAGAGTCGCGGACTGGGTCCTCCAGCGGGCTTTGGTATCAGGCTTATCAGCGATACAAATACACTCCTAGCAGGCTGCCAAAAGTTTCCCAGCTGCTTCTATGGAGAGggaggggtttttgttttttaaattcttccTTGTGAAAAGGGAATTCTTGCCAAACTAAACATGATGAAGACTTGACCTCACCACTGTCCCCAAGCCTCCCTCCCCGCTGTGCAGCCGTCTCCTTCGCTTCTGGAGCCCTTTCTAAATGGACGAGCCCCTGGGTCCTGGGAGCCCAGGGTTCTCCACCCACCTCCGTCTGTGATTTCTACGTAAACAGGCTGATGGCTCCGTTTCCTGCAATTCAGGGAGCCCTGCCCATTGCCCGCTGCTGAAGCCAGAACAGGAATCAAGATTGTTTAGATTCTGGCCTTGATGGGAAAGGGGAGTCACGcaaacacacacagctcccagccGCACAAACAGATCTCTGGCCCAGACAGCAGCTCCGTGGCTCCAGCCATAGGGCAGCCTCGCAGGGACCTTTCCTCCCTGAAATAACTCGCTTTGTTGTTCTCCCAGAGGGGAAACAGAGACTCAGCTCCAGTGGGATTTGGGGCTGGAAGTGGGAGCTGCCTCTGGCCAGGGAATCTGCAGCTTTTGTGGATAAAGCACCAGCAGGCAAACAGCCCTTTCAAGGGTGAGCAAAGGGGCTGGATGCATCTGCAGGCTGAACCCATGTTGGGCAATGCTGGTTCTCTGAGGCCCATCCCCCAAACACTGGCACAGACAGGGCAACgttcctggggggagggataggtgATCCCCAGCAGCTGCGCCCTGAACCAGGGACAGTCACATGGGCTGCACCCCAATCTCACTTGCCCCACAGCCAGTGCAGACACCAGGGCACGGATCCAGCCCTGGTGTAAGCAAAACACACTCCTGGTTAAATCAAGGTGCTAGCTCACTCCAGGGCGGCACCTGACCCTTCATCTCACAGGCTGGGTCCCCCCGGCTGCAGGCAAGATCCTGGAGTAGGAATTGCAACCTCCATGGTGCCCAAGTTTGGATGGCTGCTGTCCTGGTAATCTAGGCCCCATCCAGAGCCTGGAGACAAAGGAAGCTCCCGGAAAAGGTCTTTGGGCCCAGTGGCACCTCCAAAGAGCTGGGCCCAGTTCTGTTTAGCTCCCATGATCCATTTCCTTTCTTTCCGTCTTCCTGATCTCATAGAgtcgaaggccagaagggaccatcgtgatcatctagtctgacctcctgcacattgcaggctacagaatcttgCCCACTCACTCCTGCAACCTCTGGCTGCGTTAGCCAGTcctgaaatcatgactgaaagACTCCAAGTTACAGCGAGTGCACcacttactctagttcaaaccccCAAGTGCCCCGTGCTGCAGCGGAAGGTATAAAAGcctcagggtctctgccactctgacctgggggaaattccctcccaacccagcgatcagttagaccctgggcATGTGGGCCAGAGCCAGACCCCGTTAAAGAATTCTCAATAGAACTTAGAGCCCTCCTTATCTAGAGTCCCACCTCCAGCTGGTGGAGACGTTTGCTATTGGCAGATGTGGATGAGCCATACGCTATtgatctccttccttccttccttctcgcCCCTactctctttcttcctcccttCTCGCCTCTCCTGTGGGCTCTGatcccttccctcccttcccccatcgcTATCCTCCCCTTTGTCccatttccctctctccctcacacGCTAACACAGATGGCTCTTTAAGCCCCACAACTTGGATGTTGTAACATTGCTCCAGAGACCCAAAGCATCTCTGTCACAAGTCGCCCCGTGACCCCAGCCTGAGCTCTCTGGTTCTCATCAGTAACAGAAAcacggtgggaggggggagggcccTGAGAACTGCTGAAAACTCactttattctgctgctttccaagcagctgctTCTAGAAGGAAGCTTCTGTTCCAGAAACTGAGATTTAATTTCCTGTACCCTCTGCACCAGTGACTCACCATTCACATGTTCTCTGTAGCTCTCTCACCTCATTAGGTCTCCACACCATGGCGTCAGCGTCTCTGTGCCAACTGGTACCAACTATGGCCCTCGACTCAGAACCAAGTGCAGGACTCGGGACAGGTAACCTGGCTGTAGTCGTCCGTGTCACTGACCCCAATGGTTCCAgaatcaggagtcaggccccaAAGTATGACGAGATTGGCTTATGAATTGTACGATTTTCAAAGCTACTCTAGCTGAGGCTTGTTACCGTTTGGTTTGTGAGGCCTTAGGGGGGCACTTGAGACCCATTTCCAGGCTTTCCTCTGCAatcacgagggcta encodes the following:
- the ACVRL1 gene encoding serine/threonine-protein kinase receptor R3 isoform X2, with product MCLLLFMRQQNMKALQGHSWVTKKMLQGAIGSFLLVVLTVPRSFPAENLMCACDAQMQPCHNATCLGKVCFVSKTLENGKAIQAKGCLSNHILEHCQIPAMEEYAMNCCSSNMCNENISVLLKGQEQPEEPASLKNLLLMILVPLLALLVLVMLITLSFWKLAQHRRKRLLIRHDDLGDTDFMLKASMVGDSTLEDLLNEDCTTGSGSGLPFLVQRTVARQIALVECVGKGRYGEVWRGVWNGENVAVKIFSSRDEQSWFRETEIYNTVLLRHDNILGFIASDMTSRNSSTQLWLITHYHENGSLYDYLQRTVLDTQACLRLACSIICGLVHLHVEIFGTQGKPAIAHRDLKSRNILVKNNMQCCIADLGLAVMHSQGSDYLDIGNNPRVGTKRYMAPEVLDEHIRTDCFESYKQTDIWAYGLVLWEITRRTVVNGIVEDYRPPFFDMVPSDPSFEDMKKVVCTDQQTPSVPNRLYSDSILSALAKIMKECWYQSPSARLTALRIKKTLKKLSSSLEKPKQDD